The Treponema phagedenis DNA segment ATCAAATTATGCCTGGCATAAATCAAATTATGTCAGGCATAAATCAAATTATGTCAGGCATAAATCAAATTATGTCAGGCATAAATCAAATTATGTCAGGCATAAATCAAATTATGTCAGGCATAAATCAAATTATGTCAGGCATAAATCAAATTATGTCAGGCATAAATCCTTAGAATGCAAGGCACGGGCGATGGTTTAGTAATATACTTTTACTTCGCCCAAAAGCGGGGAGATTTTTATAGTAGTTTGACACAGTTATTATAGTTTTGTCGAAAATAGGCTGGTACTAACCGAGAAAATCTTAGAAAAGAAAAAAAGCGTATTAAAGAAAAAAACTGTTTGTATTGATAAAAGCGTTTTCCGCCTCTTCAGTGCTTTGTAACAGCTCGCTTAAGAACATATCGATTAAGCAAAGTCTCTTTTTTGTTTTTATTTGAGCCTTCAAAAAGAATTGAATCGGGACTGAGAGCTCTATATAATTCAATGCGATTGTTATTAAATTGCGCCCGTATATATCCGGCGGAATTTATAGACCATATCCCCGTGTCTATAACAGGAAAATTTTCTCTGTCTACATAAAGGCTTGTTTTTTCGACCGTTTTATCTGTTCTGAAAATAATGCTTATTTCAACACCGGCTCCTTCAAGGTCGGGGTACTTCGCCTTAAAGATGCCGTCAAGTATTTTTTCCGGTGCAGTCGGGGTAATCGGCACTTGTGTAGGTTTTTTGTTTTTTGATGCGCAGTTAAATATCAAGAGGGCGCCTGTTAAAAACAAACAAAAAATAAAAAGTCTCTTTATCATAAGAAAACCCCGCAACGATTATTCGGACTCTTTTTTATAATTAAGATATGAGGATTAAATATAGCAAACCGTACATGAGAAACGTAAACGCCGGTTACGTTATGCGGTTTTTTCGGATAATAGCCGGATTTTCGGCTTTTCCGATTCTGTTATCATTTCCTCGGTAATTCTCAGCTCTTTTTTCCCTTTGATGGAAGGCGCTTCAAACATTGCATCAAGCATGAGTTTTTCTACAATTGAGCGAAGTCCGCGCGCACCGGTATTTTGATCAATAGCAAGTTGTGCAATTGCATTTAAAGCGGAATTTTCAAAGATGAGTTTCACATCGTCTTGTTTGAATGATGCTTCAAACTGTTTGATAATTGCGTTTTTCGGTTCAGTAAGGATTTTTCGTAAATCATCTTTTGTAAGTTCATTCAAAGCAACCGTTATGGGAAGACGACCGATTATTTCAGGGATTAAACCGAATTTTACCAGATCATCGGGAGAAAGATTATCGTATAACTCATCTAAGCGCTTATCTTTTATTGTTTTTATATCTGCTCCGAATCCAATCGGATGTTGGGAAATTCGAGCTTCAACAATCTTGTCCAAGCCGACAAAAGCCCCGCCGCAAATAAAGAGGATATTTGATGTGTCAATTTTAAGCATGTCCTGGTTAGGATGCTTTCTTCCGCCTTGGGGAGGAACAGATGCAACCGTCCCCTCAATTATTTTGAGCAGCGCTTGCTGAACTCCTTCACCTGAAACATCTCGTGTGATGGATACGTTTTCGCTTTTGCGGGATATTTTGTCGATTTCATCAATAAAAATAATACCGCGTTCTGCGGCATTTATATCTCCGCCCGCATTCTGAATAAGCTTTAAGAGTATGTTTTCTACATCTTCTCCGACATAGCCTGCTTCAGTAAGTGTGGTAGCATCGGCAATGGCAAAAGGTACTTTCATTTTTTGAGCGAGTGTTTTTGCCAGTAAGGTTTTTCCCGATCCTGTTGGACCGACCAAAAGAACATTTGATTTTTCAATAACAACATCATCTTTTTCTTTTGGTTTATTGATGATTCTTTTATAATGATTATACACGGCAACGGAAAGTACTCTTTTTGCCTTATCCTGCCCGATAATATACTGATCCAAGTATTCTTTAAATTCAGCCGGCGTAGGTATTTCACTTTTAAGTGCAAGCGGATACACTGATTTAAAATCTTTTAGATATTCAATACAGAGTTCAACACAATGATCACAGATTGAAACGCCCGGGCCGGGGATAATTCTACGCGTAGAGTCTTCACGTTTTCCGCAAAAAGAACAGGTCAACGATGAATCTCCCTTAAACTTCGCCATTTTTTCTCCTATTCATTACGGTATCAA contains these protein-coding regions:
- the clpX gene encoding ATP-dependent Clp protease ATP-binding subunit ClpX, with translation MAKFKGDSSLTCSFCGKREDSTRRIIPGPGVSICDHCVELCIEYLKDFKSVYPLALKSEIPTPAEFKEYLDQYIIGQDKAKRVLSVAVYNHYKRIINKPKEKDDVVIEKSNVLLVGPTGSGKTLLAKTLAQKMKVPFAIADATTLTEAGYVGEDVENILLKLIQNAGGDINAAERGIIFIDEIDKISRKSENVSITRDVSGEGVQQALLKIIEGTVASVPPQGGRKHPNQDMLKIDTSNILFICGGAFVGLDKIVEARISQHPIGFGADIKTIKDKRLDELYDNLSPDDLVKFGLIPEIIGRLPITVALNELTKDDLRKILTEPKNAIIKQFEASFKQDDVKLIFENSALNAIAQLAIDQNTGARGLRSIVEKLMLDAMFEAPSIKGKKELRITEEMITESEKPKIRLLSEKTA